GTTTTATGTAATTAAAGCAATTTACATTACTTAATATGACTGCTTTAACGCTTTTGTGTCATTCTGTCCTGTATGGGTTATGGATGTTGGTCTGTCATTGACATTTTACCAACTCATACTGTTTATGAAATTTATCTTGTTTATCCACGGCAGGGCCTGGCGGTGATCTGCGTGTTTATCTTGAAGGATTGTCCATGGCAGAAAATGTTCAAAAGTATGTAGAGAGTAATCCATACGGTCAACGACCTATCACTGAAAAGAATGCATCTTGGCGTTACTATCGCAAGGTTATTGCAGCCGCTACGTATTTACAAGAAAGTGGTGCTAACAAATACTCTACTTATAAATGTCGATACTGATGGAAGACTTGATTTCTGCAACGGGTGTCTTTTTGTATTATATTTGGCTCAATAGTTTTTGGATAGGCAACAACAAGAGAACATTTAGCATTGCCTCGTGGGCGGCTTACTTTCAGCCGGCACATCTACGAACAGATTTTGTATATACTTACCTTATCCTTAACCCAAACATTAGTTATTTCTGTCCAAGCTAAACTATTTGGGCTAAGTTTTGTTGTATACTAGCTAGTACTAATCCCTGTGAAGATGCatttttgttgtatattataCTTATAGTAGTCCTTGTGttttttgttgtatattataCTTAGTAGTCCTTGTGACCATGTATTTCTGTTGTAAGCTTGTACTAGTCCTTGTGACCTTGCAGACTAATCTGTTTTCTCTTGTATGCAACAGTGGGTAATAGAAATATCTTTACTGATTTTTGTACCAGTATTTACTTTTGCTTCTGTAGCTTCTTTATTGAACAAGTTGGACTGAACACATCATAATCCATGTGTTAGAATCAATTGGTCCAAGACCAATCTTATAACTTAAAACCCTTCTCCAGTATGCCTACTGTTACGGCAAATTTGGCTGGGGAACAAGTTATTCGAGGATTAGTTATTTCAGATCTGTTATCTCACCCTCAATGTGGGATAAACATAACACTATAATTTCGGAATAAGTTGTTTCGCAATTTTATCCCAACCAAACATGGGATAAActattctaaaattaatttcgGAATTAGTTATCCCTCCTCTCTCGTACCAAACGAGCCCTTAATATTTGCTAGTAATACCAATTTTATCTTCTGTAGGACCGAGGCCATAAAGTCGATGCCTTTTGGTATTGTACGTTGGTTATTGTGTGTTTTTAAtaagtttattttaatattattaagttATGTTTACAACAAAATGCCTCCGTAGCATAGTGGTAGTGCGTTCGCTTCGTAAGCGAAAGGTCGCGAGTTCGATCCTCGCCGGGGGCTCTACTTATGTTTTTTCTTGTTTATGAAATGTTGATTGTGACTTTTCTTGAACAGTTGTTTTTTAAGAAACTATGAAATTtgttaaaagaataattttagaGATCTCTTTCCAAGTTATGGCTTTGTAACATTAATTTACCTTTCCACCCTTTTCTTAATGCactcttttatttaattaattttgtttaattttttttcctgaaattcctttagaataaaaaaataaactatagTTTCCTCTGTCCCATTTGCAAAAATTGTTCTTTTGCTAAGTTGTTGTGATGCACAATGAATATGTTCaatcatttggtttgaccaaaagaaaaaaacaatcaTTTGCAAAAATTGTTCTTCCTAAGTTCTTGTAGTGAAtatattcttcaattttcagtCTAAATGACAAGAATTTCACGAAGAAAATGAAACTTGAAATTGGTCCCTTCCGCAGAGTAAACAAGACTGgtgaaaaaagagaaagactAGTGGCTACATTAATCTATTCCTTATTACAATAGTATCTGATCTATAATcgggataattattgttatacccaaaaaaaaactatttatcaTTGGATACCTCATTACTTTTATACCTCAAAAAGGAGTTTGTGCGCGTCATCAAGGAAAAAACTAAAAGACACTGCTCAATTACTTCTTGATACcaatcagagtatatatattcTCCAATAGTATCATGAAGGAAAAAACACTACTCAATTATTTCTTGATACTATAATAGTAGATATATACTTTGACAGTATCATAAAGGTATCAAGGTCTGAATAACACTGCAGTGAAAATGTTTAACTGTCCTTGATACCTTCAGAGTATATATACTGCGATGTTATCAAGGAGCAAAAAATAACTAATAAATGGAtaaactcttcaattacttcttgatattatcGGAGTATATATGAGTGTATATATACTTTTTGATAGTAGCATGAAGGAAAAAACACTGCAGTAAAAACACATCTCAATTATttcttgataccatcacagtatatatatatatactttgacAGTATCATGAAGGTCACACGAAGACGAAAATGGGTCTGGTCACGCGAAAAAGGGGAGGGGCAGTGTTGTAATTACTTTAGGCCTTTGGTCCAATAGGATAAATAAGTTGGGGGTAGCTAGGCCTTTACtcctttgatttttttttttgtagttttcCCTTTATAATTTACTTGACCAAACCtttaaaattaacttattttaaaaagtataatTTTATTGAGAATCAATTTGTATTTAtccaataaatttttaaaatactttgagCAGCTATTAATGTTTGGCTAAACTTTTTAAAAGCAGTTATAAGTATATTTTTCtctataaggaaaaaaaaaaattaaatttctgaaAAACAATTTATGTTACTCTCCAAAAACACTTGGCCAAACACGTCACCTTTTTAAATAAGCACTTTTAATCTTCTAAAAGTTTGGCGACTAATAATTTGCATGCTCTCTGATTATTTAAGGGAGTATCTGTCACCTTTTATTAGtacaattattatttatttagtaGAAGATGGATCTATGATGATAGTCCACAGACCACAGCCATCGCGTAAATAAATTTAGGGAAAATTAGGTgaataagtaaatatatattGGTTAATTAACTAACATAGTTATAATTTTAATCAATTATGGCTCGCGGCAAACATTCAtctgtaattacagtttgagttttgtataattcgcgcgattatagagttgaattttgtataattcgcgcaatttatacaaacgttgtgcgcgaatcgaattgtatatcgaaatatacaaacactacaaattgtatagcgaattatacaaacgttgtgcatgaattgtatagtgaaatatacaaacgttgtacaaaaaatgtgaattgtatagcgaattatataaACGTATACAAATAatgcgcgaattatacaatcGTTGTTATAACTATAGCTTCaaattgtaattagcaaactatagctatggtgcataattaagatatttttgagtggcTATATGCGAAAATTCTCCATAAATCTATCCTCATTCTCTAATATAACACACAAAATACCCAATGAAATCTCACGTATATAATGGGTCTGAAAAAGATAGAatatacacaaattttattattatcttgcggaggtagagaggttattTTCCGCTCTAGtttaacaaattaattaattaagataatcattttatgatactgaAAATAAATTCTCTCTTTTATCACATCCATGccctaaattattttctttcttattcttGTATATATGAGGACCACATGAGAAACCTTTCACTGCTTTAGAAAAAGTGAAAACTGCTATTGGCCATTCCTTTAAATTTTGTTGGATCTAGTGACATGACATCCTCATAATTGAGTACTACTCCAATAAGTCACTCTTCATCCATAGCTTAATTATCTCATTTCCCTTTCATCCACTCCAACAATATAAACAAATTTCATTTAAGTTATATACCTTATACACATACTACCATTCAATTTGTTTACATGCACTGTCAGTGAATTTTAACTACCATGTGATAGACTGATAGTAAGTGTttggaaaataattatcaagaaaacaaaatttataTGAAGAGAACGTAAAAATGAAGGTTTAATCATATGAATAACGAACACAAAATTGAAGGCTTGAAGTGTGTGAAACATTTTcctaaaaatgatatttatttCCTCTCCTCTACGAGACTGTAATGGAATTATAcgcaaatatagttttagtggATATATATGGCAAACCTATGAATTTTTGCTCTAAACAAATATCGAAGAAATCCTATTGGAAAGCAAGATATttttggaaaagaaaagaattcaTTGAAGGATGTTGTAAAAGAAGATATTTTTGTAAAGGTTACGTTGCAGAAGTTGgatttaaataaaattgatGGTAATCAAATAATGAAAAGGCACATCCTTTCATTTAAAAGACACATCCtttcatttaaaataaatactaattaataatataattcaAACAAAATTCCAACAGTAAGTTAATTACCTTATAAGTaatcaaaatttataaatattttttatacgaTCGGTTTTAAATGTGGAAAAGGCCGGTAAGCTTTCTAAATTTTTCTCGGTTCCATGCCTGCATGCACTTAGGGCTCTCATTAATTCTTTTCTATAGTTCAATTTAATATATGCATATACAATAATTCTTACAAACAATTCCTCAATATCACTCAGATATTAAAAAGCAAATGCAATGCAGTCAACTTTGCATgttatatagttatatatattaCTCCCTCAGTTTCAGATAACCAAGTTCTGGTTTGACTAAAACAAGAGTTGAAAAATGAAATCATTTAACATTTCTTAGAGCTTGTAGCTAGGGGAATGCTGATGCAGCTTCATATTTAAATGGCGATATATCAGATTCATTTGAATTCAATACTTTTGAAGcagaatataaaatatttatatattaaaattacatcataactttaaaaatataatataatgtatgtAATGTTAGAACCCTAAACGTTGAATCAAATATAAAACTTAAATCCTGGATTCACGTACCTTATTTTAGAGGCAGATGTAGCCTTTTATTTGCCGAAAGTATAATAGAAAAGATCACGAGGGAGATCAGCAGTAAAAATAAGTCCTTGTTATAACTCTAAATAGAACATAATGGGTCTGAACCTAAGTTATATAATTtcatgcaaaatgatcaagccaTTTCCATAGGAACTATATACTATATACTTTTATCAGATAATTATATTGACTATGTATAGGTGTATGTTGATAGTACCAACTGttggaaaatatatatatatatatagcaagaaTACAAACTGTACGAAGAAAAACACAAAGATGAAAGTttgatatataatataaacaACAAACATATGCaatatattttcctaaaaaacgATATTTGTTCCTTCTTCTTTTGCGAGATCGCTATTGGATTGTACTCAAACAGTTTTAATAGATATGACAAGTCTATAAATTTTTGCACTAAGTAAATAATATAGAAATTCTATTGAAAAGTAAGATCTAGAACTTGATCcttctgaaaaagaaaaaaaaaatcttggaGAATATTGTAAAGAAAGATACTCCGTAAAAATTACTTTGAAAATTACAAGAAGTTGAATTTAAATAGAAATGGCAATAACCAAGAATAAAAGGACGACACACCCTTTTATTTAAAATACTTACTGTTAATATTATTTAAACAAAATTCCAACACTAACTTCTTGTAATAATGCATATTATGTTGGGATATTAGGTTGGCTTTTTATAAATCTCACAAGGCACAAAAGAGAATAGAAGAGGAAGATAAACATAAAGCACTCttatatcattaataaatagGAAAACGTATCAAACTTATAAAAGCAACATTACAAaaggttttttaaaaaaataataatctatgCTTAAGGATTATTCTAAACTCGATATTACCAAAGAATGGACCTAAATTATAATGTAAACACTACATATGCACTTACTCATATAGATATATAGAATAAAATTCACATGAATATAACTCAAAATGCATTCacttcataatttaaaatattcaaaattatgcttctaacaaattatatatactaaTACTGACCACATACATAGTGGTAGAACAAAGTTAATTTATAAACATAAAAGAGATAGATAGAATAATGTCTTACTGTATTAATTGTTGTATAATATCTGTGAAGCAAGAATAATGTCTTCTGATCCAATATGCTTAAGAACCACTGCCTTCTTTATGGTTGTGTTGATGATGATCTTGAAAGCTATGCCCCTTATTATTGTCATTCAAACTGAAGGAAGATTTCACTGGAGTACTGGTTAACTGAAGAGTTGGCACGAGAGAATGCGGATGGAAATGGGAATTATATGGAGGAACAAGAGATGACAAATATAGTTGATGATGAGAGACTGAAGGAAAAGACATAGTATTTTGTTGTTGACATTGATGATCTTGTGATGATGAAAAGGAGGAGTGGTAATTTCCAAATGGACCTAATGACAAATTTGAATTAGGTTCCCAATTATGGCTAGTCAaggcattattattattattattattattgttgaagGTGTTTAACATGCCTAAATTAGAAGATTGAAAGAAATGATCAGTACTACTTTCTTCTTGTTGATGATCATTTGTGGCAATCCACTTTTCTTTTCCAAATCCTGTTTCTGATGATGATCTCAAAGTAGAATTATCATCAACAATATGTTGATGATTGAagaaatgagatagtgatggtGGTGGCATTTGTAAAGGTGGAAGTTTATCAATTTCATCTTTAGTTGCATCTATTAACCAATCTACAACTTTGCTAGGTTGGCTTAACCCAAGCCTATCTTGAAGATCATACAATTGAATTGCTGTTGGTACTGAAAGTCTAATTCTCCTGTCTCTTAATCCCTTTACAGTACACACCTTACTGTGCCTATCTTTCCCTCCAAAGGTACGCGATACGCGTACAATTCTTGGATTTTTAAACCCTGCATCCCATGAAGATGACTTCCTTGAAGAAGAACATGATggagtagtagtagtagtagtccTTGACAATATTTTCCTGTTGTTGGTGTCATCACCACTAGTTTCTTGCTTTTTTGAGTTCATGATTATCAAGTACTTGCTTTCTTCATCATTCATCTACACAAATATTCaacaaaaaacaagaaaaatggTACTAGTAAATATTTTGCTTTAAAAATCTATGTTACCCATTCTCACAAGGAAGATTCTTTTACTAATTAGTGTAACATTTTGTAGCTATATATAAGTGTAACATTTCTTGTATGCATTAATTCTAGCTGTGAAGACAATTAGGTATATGCAACTTGAAAGTTGTTCCATCTATAAAATTGAATCTCATGAAAAACAATTAGCGCAAACCATTAAAGGCTAATTAGTGTGACTAACCAATTATATCTATCTGGAGAAAAAATAGATTCTTCTCCCATAGATGTAAAAGACTCAGCTCTTTTGAATCCTCTCAACAATAATTGAACTCGAACTCTTCTGTTGTTGATCTGATACTCTATTTCTTGGCGAAAAGATATCTATAAGCAATTGAGAAGGACAAAAAAAGGTCACAAGTTgaactcaaatcaaa
This Solanum dulcamara chromosome 8, daSolDulc1.2, whole genome shotgun sequence DNA region includes the following protein-coding sequences:
- the LOC129899961 gene encoding transcription factor TCP5-like, which gives rise to MNDEESKYLIIMNSKKQETSGDDTNNRKILSRTTTTTTPSCSSSRKSSSWDAGFKNPRIVRVSRTFGGKDRHSKVCTVKGLRDRRIRLSVPTAIQLYDLQDRLGLSQPSKVVDWLIDATKDEIDKLPPLQMPPPSLSHFFNHQHIVDDNSTLRSSSETGFGKEKWIATNDHQQEESSTDHFFQSSNLGMLNTFNNNNNNNNNALTSHNWEPNSNLSLGPFGNYHSSFSSSQDHQCQQQNTMSFPSVSHHQLYLSSLVPPYNSHFHPHSLVPTLQLTSTPVKSSFSLNDNNKGHSFQDHHQHNHKEGSGS